In Pseudonocardia cypriaca, a single genomic region encodes these proteins:
- a CDS encoding glycoside hydrolase family 65 protein, with protein sequence MSTGRVFAVEPWVVREPRLDLDRMGQVESVFALSNGHIGLRGNLDEGEPHAMPGTYLNSFYERRPLPYAEGGYGYPESGQTIINVTNGKLIRLLVEDEPFDLRYGRLRRHERVLDLRAGTLSRDVEWESPAGRVVRVRSTRLVSLTQRAIAAIEYEVEVLDAPALVVLQSELVANEQLPSRNEADPRVEAALTDPLVAEQHASAGAGAYLIHSTRRSGLRVAAAMDHEVHGPETAEVTSEAAEDIARTTVIARLEPGKPMRLVKYLAYGWSSRRSLPALHDQVRAALAAARYTGWDGLAAEQRAHLDEFWETADVEIEGDAELQQAVRLATFHILQAGARAERRGIGAKGLTGEGYDGHTFWDTETFCLPVLAHLAPHAAADLLRWRQSILPQAYERAEQLGLRGAAFPWRTIRGQECSGYWPAGTAAFHINADIADAVRRYVLATGDTVFEREVGLELLVATARLWRSLGHHDSAGEFRIDGVTGPDEYTAIVDNNVYTNLMAQQNLRYAADVAARHTRVAARFGVNAEEMASWRDAAKSMRIPYDEVLGVHPQSEGFTSHAVWDFENTPAHKYPLLLHVPYFDLYRKQVIKQADLVLAMQLRPDAFPPEQMRRNFAYYEGLTVRDSSLSACTQAVVAAWTGHLDLAYDYLAEAALVDLDDLAGNSDHGVHIASMAGTWTAVVVGFGGMRMDEAGIHFAPRLPPALSRISFGLNWQGRQLRVEIRPDEAEYRLVSGPPMRLGHHGEAIALDGEPQVVPIPAFDPPEPVEQPYGRAPRPRLPGNATRRTFPEIAMPQAAVVAGMDEELRQTG encoded by the coding sequence ATGTCGACCGGTCGCGTCTTCGCTGTGGAGCCGTGGGTCGTGCGCGAGCCGCGGCTGGATCTGGACCGAATGGGCCAGGTCGAGTCGGTGTTCGCGCTGTCGAACGGGCACATCGGGCTGCGGGGCAACCTCGACGAGGGCGAGCCGCACGCGATGCCGGGCACGTACCTGAACTCGTTCTACGAGCGGCGGCCGCTGCCGTACGCGGAGGGCGGGTACGGCTATCCCGAGTCCGGGCAGACGATCATCAACGTCACCAACGGCAAGCTGATCCGGTTGCTGGTGGAGGACGAACCGTTCGACCTGCGATACGGGCGCCTTCGGCGCCACGAACGGGTGCTCGATCTGCGGGCCGGCACGCTCTCGCGGGACGTGGAGTGGGAGTCCCCTGCCGGGCGGGTGGTGCGCGTGCGGTCCACGCGGCTGGTGTCGCTCACCCAGCGCGCGATCGCCGCTATCGAGTACGAGGTGGAGGTGCTCGACGCCCCCGCCCTCGTCGTGCTGCAGTCCGAGCTGGTGGCCAACGAGCAGCTGCCCAGCCGCAACGAGGCCGACCCGCGCGTCGAGGCGGCCCTCACCGACCCGCTGGTCGCCGAGCAGCACGCCAGCGCGGGAGCGGGGGCGTACCTGATCCACAGCACCCGGCGCTCCGGGCTGCGGGTGGCCGCGGCGATGGACCACGAGGTGCACGGGCCGGAGACCGCCGAGGTGACCTCGGAGGCGGCCGAGGACATCGCCCGCACCACGGTGATCGCCCGCCTCGAGCCCGGCAAGCCGATGCGGCTGGTCAAGTACCTGGCCTACGGCTGGTCGTCGCGCCGGTCGCTGCCGGCCCTGCACGACCAGGTGCGGGCGGCTCTCGCGGCGGCCCGCTACACCGGATGGGACGGCCTGGCCGCCGAGCAGCGGGCGCACCTGGACGAGTTCTGGGAGACCGCGGACGTCGAGATCGAGGGTGACGCCGAGCTGCAGCAGGCCGTGCGGCTGGCGACCTTCCACATCCTGCAGGCCGGGGCGCGGGCCGAGCGTCGCGGGATCGGGGCCAAGGGCCTCACCGGCGAGGGCTACGACGGGCACACGTTCTGGGACACCGAGACGTTCTGCCTGCCGGTGCTCGCGCACCTCGCCCCGCACGCGGCCGCCGACCTGCTGCGCTGGCGGCAGTCGATCCTCCCGCAGGCCTACGAGCGGGCCGAGCAGCTCGGCCTGCGAGGTGCGGCGTTCCCGTGGCGCACGATCCGCGGGCAGGAGTGCTCCGGGTACTGGCCGGCCGGCACGGCGGCGTTCCACATCAACGCCGACATCGCCGACGCCGTCCGCCGCTACGTCCTGGCGACGGGCGACACGGTGTTCGAGCGGGAGGTGGGCCTCGAGCTGCTGGTGGCCACGGCGCGGCTGTGGCGCTCGCTGGGCCACCACGACTCGGCGGGCGAGTTCCGGATCGACGGGGTGACCGGGCCCGACGAGTACACCGCGATCGTCGACAACAACGTCTACACCAACCTGATGGCGCAGCAGAACCTGCGCTACGCCGCGGACGTCGCCGCCCGCCACACCCGCGTCGCCGCCCGCTTCGGCGTCAACGCCGAGGAGATGGCCAGCTGGCGCGACGCGGCCAAGTCCATGCGGATCCCGTACGACGAGGTGCTGGGCGTCCACCCGCAGTCGGAGGGCTTCACCTCGCACGCGGTGTGGGACTTCGAGAACACGCCCGCCCACAAGTACCCGCTCCTGCTGCACGTGCCGTACTTCGACCTGTACCGCAAGCAGGTCATCAAGCAGGCGGACCTGGTGCTGGCGATGCAGCTGAGGCCGGATGCGTTCCCCCCGGAGCAGATGCGGCGCAACTTCGCCTACTACGAGGGCCTGACGGTGCGGGACTCGTCGCTGTCGGCGTGCACGCAGGCGGTGGTGGCGGCGTGGACGGGCCACCTGGACCTGGCCTACGACTACCTGGCCGAGGCCGCGCTGGTGGACCTGGACGACCTGGCCGGCAACTCCGACCACGGCGTCCACATCGCCTCGATGGCCGGCACCTGGACGGCCGTCGTCGTCGGGTTCGGTGGGATGCGCATGGACGAGGCGGGGATCCACTTCGCGCCCCGGCTGCCCCCTGCCCTGTCCCGGATCTCGTTCGGGCTCAACTGGCAGGGCCGGCAGCTGCGGGTGGAGATCCGGCCGGACGAGGCGGAGTACCGCCTCGTCTCGGGCCCGCCCATGCGGCTGGGCCACCACGGCGAGGCCATCGCCCTCGACGGCGAACCGCAGGTCGTCCCGATCCCGGCGTTCGACCCGCCCGAGCCGGTGGAGCAGCCCTACGGCCGTGCGCCCCGGCCCCGCCTCCCCGGGAACGCCACCCGGCGCACGTTCCCGGAGATCGCGATGCCGCAGGCGGCGGTGGTCGCGGGGATGGACGAGGAGCTGCGGCAGACGGGGTGA